AGGGCGCCACCGTGATCCCCCACGTCCGGGGAACGGCACCCGGGCTCGTCTGCCCCGTGGGCCACAAGGTCATCTACGCCGTGCCGGGAGTGCCGCACGAGATGATGGAGATGGCCGAGCGGGCCGTCATCCCCGACCTGCAGGCCCGAGCCGGTGCGGCAGCGGTCATCCTCAGCCGCACCCTGCGTTCCTGGGGCCTGTCCGAATCCATGCTGGCCGAGATGGTGGGGCCCCGCCTGACCGCCCTCGACGAGGCGGGCGGGAACCCGACCATCGCCTTCCTGGCCAGCGGGATCGAGGGGATCAAGGTCCGCATCACGGCCAAGGCGGCGAACGAGGCGGATGCCCGGGCACTGCTGGACGCCGAGGAGGCCGAGATTCGGACGCTGCTGGGCGAGACGGTGTTCGGGGTCGACGAGATGTCGATGGAGCACGCCGTGGGGGCGCTGCTCGAGGAGCGCGGGCTCACCCTCGGACTGGCAGAGTCCGTCACCGGCGGGCTGGTGGCGTCG
This genomic window from Acidimicrobiales bacterium contains:
- a CDS encoding nicotinamide-nucleotide amidohydrolase family protein, which translates into the protein GATVIPHVRGTAPGLVCPVGHKVIYAVPGVPHEMMEMAERAVIPDLQARAGAAAVILSRTLRSWGLSESMLAEMVGPRLTALDEAGGNPTIAFLASGIEGIKVRITAKAANEADARALLDAEEAEIRTLLGETVFGVDEMSMEHAVGALLEERGLTLGLAESVTGGLVASRLVNVPGASAWLRGSVVVYDTAVKRDLLGVGDGPAVSEQTAREMAAGARRVLGSDVGLAVTGVAGPTPQDGVAVGTVWCGLAGPGPSLEAVRMQLPGDRERVRQFAAISVLDVLRRRMLEPAPA